GGGGGAAGGGATGCAGCGGGACGAGAGGCTGTGAAGCATGGTGTGCAGGGGGGGGACGGAGGAGCTTTAGAGAGCGGAGCACCGTCacagaaaagggaaaaagcgcgcacacacgctgcCATGTCTACATcactgacacacacacacacacaccgggCGCCATCACGAGAGAGGCAAGAGTGAGAGtcacagagacagagagatggATGACATGGCACCAAAGGAACCGAACAtacgagagagaagacacACATCGAGGCGAAATTAAGAAAATCAGAAAAGAAAGAGCCGTCGCACCGCATCGCTCAACCAGCGAGGCGTGCCATCAGCGTCATCAGATgccgtgtgtatgtgcgcgtaGGTGGAGTGAAGGTAGGGCGACAACAGCCTAgcgctcccctctccctcacacacatcCCCGTCGGTGCTTgttctttctctccctcgtccCGCAGACGTGCACGTGTCGATGCGCTGCGTGAATGACAGGACGAGCACAAGAAGGAAAAAAGGGTTGGGAGGGCCGGGAGGGATGTCCCGCGTACATGATCACGGATCATGCCCGAAGTAGTACAAGGAAACACTGTCGAGGACACGTACCCGGTTGGGCAGTCGCGGTGATTCCGCCGATCTCGTGCTTAACGCTGTTCAGGTTCCCCACTCACAACGCACCGGTGACTTGATCAGCGGCGgccagcggcaccagcatGGCGGGTGTACTGATCGAGCTGTCGGCGCAGTTCCTCGATGCGGCGCACCTGTGAGGAGAGAATGGCGTCGACACGCCTGCAGTACCCACTCATCGAGTTCTCCGGATTCTCGGCAGCGTTCAGCTGCGTCATCTCATCTTTCAGGAGCTCCATCATGCAGTCGATGTGATGGCGGTGTGCCAGAATCAGGTTGTCCTCCTCAGCGTCGAggctgtcgccgctgtcgtaCCGTGAGTCATCACCCATAGGCGTGGGCATCGCCGAAGACATGCCACTCGGACCACGGCTGTGGGTCGGGGTCGGGCGGTGGTAAGACTTCTTCTGCGGGGAACCGCTGGTGACGGGGCGCGAGCCAAAGCTGCGGTTGGACCGAAGCGTGTTCTCGGAGCTATCGTCGCCGTGTCGATGAAAGCTGTTGATCATCTTCTGGTTTGGTGTTCCGGgctcgcgcgtgcgtgtctgaCTGGAGGAACGCGAGCTCGTGATCACACGCTCCTTCGCACGACGTTGCGCAAAGGAGCCGGAGATGCCGACGGTTTCGATGTGCTCCGTAGGCATCTGCCCCATCATAatctcctccgccgcgcTGTGGCTGGACCTGTCTTTCTTGAGCTCCTTGACACGGTCGGCGTAGCGAAGCGTGTTGAGTGTGTGCTCGCAGCTGCCACTGGCGGGGCTGATGTTGCCGATCATCACCGTGCGGCTGTTGCCCATGAAGCAGTCACGAAGCACCGCCGTCAGCTTAGACCCGCGAAACGGAATGTGGCGGTGATTCTGGTCTAACGCGCGGATGCACTCCTTGAGGGCAAACAGAGACTTATTGATTTCCGCCCCCTCCAGCCGCGTGGTGCGGTCGCTATCCAGCGTGTCAGCACCGCGCTCAGAGCCGGCAAGATCGATGAAAGTAAAGCGGCCGAAGAAGCGGTTCTTTTCATTCACGATGGTGATGTGCAGAATGGCGTGCGAGCGCGAGGAGTCGGCGTTCATGCCAGTTGATCCCGCCGCACGGATGGTGTTGCCGTAGTCGATGATCTCCATGAGGTGGTCGGTGCTGTCGACGCGGTGCTCCGTCAGGCCGCAGACGTTGATGACACCGCGGCTATCCTCCCTACACGCCAAACGCTCGCGCTCGTTCAGCAAGTCGTACAGCTTGCCGCCATAGATCTCGAAGAAAGAGACGTTGATGCCCATGCCGCGGCTCAGTCGCGACCAGAGGTCCTTGGCCGCCATCAGGTACAAGCCCTCCTGCTTGTCCTTACCTAGCATGGTGTATGTCTTACCGCTACCCGTCTGGCCGTAAGCAAAGCACGTTGCACACCCGCCCTCAAACACGGTCTCGATCAACGGCTTGCAGGCTTCCTCATACACGTCCCGGTTGGTCTTTCGGTCGTCCATAACCTTGTCGTACGTGAAGCGGTGCTTCTCGATGTAGCGGGTGAGATCTACCTTCTGGCGTGGCTCCAGCAGCGTAATGATGTGGTTGTTGTCGGGGTCCGTGGCGAGAATGTCGTAGAGACCGTCGGCGTGCTCGCTAGCATTCAGGGGGCGCTTTCGAATGACGACAGTGATCCGACTGGCACGACGCCGCTGAGCGTTACCGCCTTCACCGGTTGCGCGACGGCCGAACGGTGAGGGGGACGACGCTCCAACGCGGCTCACCGGGCGTGAAACCGGCTttgccggcgcagcggcggggcgAG
Above is a window of Leishmania mexicana MHOM/GT/2001/U1103 complete genome, chromosome 13 DNA encoding:
- a CDS encoding putative MCAK-like kinesin gives rise to the protein MESQLKQLLVQGGLEHTVQGFVDGGVTSVQQLKQLTMQDYHSVGVIVMTDRRKLFELIQFLKRDRANGSGGGMTPAAPVASTGVKSPPPATEPASRVQAPALPTRIPTPLRRATPTEAMQRRERERVAEQPRPMSAQRRDPNTDDGENAARPAAAPAKPVSRPVSRVGASSPSPFGRRATGEGGNAQRRRASRITVVIRKRPLNASEHADGLYDILATDPDNNHIITLLEPRQKVDLTRYIEKHRFTYDKVMDDRKTNRDVYEEACKPLIETVFEGGCATCFAYGQTGSGKTYTMLGKDKQEGLYLMAAKDLWSRLSRGMGINVSFFEIYGGKLYDLLNERERLACREDSRGVINVCGLTEHRVDSTDHLMEIIDYGNTIRAAGSTGMNADSSRSHAILHITIVNEKNRFFGRFTFIDLAGSERGADTLDSDRTTRLEGAEINKSLFALKECIRALDQNHRHIPFRGSKLTAVLRDCFMGNSRTVMIGNISPASGSCEHTLNTLRYADRVKELKKDRSSHSAAEEIMMGQMPTEHIETVGISGSFAQRRAKERVITSSRSSSQTRTREPGTPNQKMINSFHRHGDDSSENTLRSNRSFGSRPVTSGSPQKKSYHRPTPTHSRGPSGMSSAMPTPMGDDSRYDSGDSLDAEEDNLILAHRHHIDCMMELLKDEMTQLNAAENPENSMSGYCRRVDAILSSQVRRIEELRRQLDQYTRHAGAAGRR